One candidate division Zixibacteria bacterium HGW-Zixibacteria-1 genomic window, ATGAAAGACTGCAAAAAGCGCGGCACGCTCTGGAAATTGTCAACCTCGGAGAACGCATGTTGCACCAGCCGAACGAGCTGTCCGGGGGTCAGCGCCAGCGTGTGGCCATTGCCCGTGCCCTGGTCAATGACCCGTCGCTGCTCCTGGCCGACGAACCGACCGGAAATATCGACACCAAGACCGGCGAAGAAATCATGCAGCTTTTCGGCGAGTTGCATCGCAAGGGCAATACCATCATTCTCGTGACCCACGAAATGGAAATCGCGCAGTGCGCCGATCGCATATTTTATATAAGAGACGGTGAGATCGAAAAGGAAGAAATCGTTCGGAAGGCCTCTTAGATTCCGGCGGGTTCTATGATGATATACTGGGACATATTCAAAATGGCCGTCGGCGCCCTCTGGGCCAACCGGCTGCGCTCTGGCCTGACACTCCTCGGGGTCATTATCGGGGTGACCTCGGTTATTACCATTATTTCCGCGATCGAGGGTTTTATGGGATCGGTCCAATCCGAAATCGACAAGCTCGGGCCGACCACATTTATCGTCGATCGGATGGGGATGATCATGAGTGAGGATGCCTTCCTGGAAGCCATCAAACGCAAGCCGCTGGAAATAGAGTATGCCGATGCCATCGTGGATGGCTGCAAGGATTGTGAAAAAATCGCGCTTCAGGCTTATTCCTTTGCCTCGGAAATAAAGTATCGTGACAAAAAGCTGCGCAATGTCTATATACGAGGCACCAGTTCCACGATAATCGATATTGTAGAGCAGGAAGTGGACCAGGGAAGATTCTTTTCGAGTGAGGAGGATCACGACGGCCGGCATGTCGTATTTGTCGGAACAACCATACAAAAACAGCTTTTCCCCAACAGCGATCCCATTGGAAAGCGAATCAAAATAGGCAATATCAAATACGACATTATCGGCATTGCCAAGGAGCAGGGGGCCACTTTCGGGCATGACGCCGACAAAGTCGTTTTTATTCCCTTCAACACCTTTGTCAAGGATTTCGGAACACCCAGACGCAATCTCCATATATATGTCAAAGCCAGATCGATGGATGTCCTGGAAAATGCCATGGACCAGACCCGCGTTGTCCTCCGTGCCTACCGCCATGTTCCTTATGACAAGGATGATGATTTTTCGATGCTGACGGCGGAATCAATTATGAACCAGTTCAAGGAAATCACCAAATTCATGAGGGTCGGCCTGGTTGGAATTACTTCGATCAGCCTGGTCGTCGGCGGTATCATTATTATGAATATTATGATGGTTTCAGTCACCGAAAGAACCCGCGAGATAGGTATCAGAAAATCTATCGGGGCCAGACAGAAAGACATTCTTTTTCAGTTCCTCTATGAATCGGTTATTCTGTCAATGGGAGGAGGTGTCATCGGTATTGCCCTCGGCATGCTTCTCGGCAGCGTTTTGGTAGGCTTGATCAATATGGATATGTCACCGTCGATGTTATCGATAATATTGGGACTGAGTATTTCTTCGGGAATCGGTCTCTTCTTTGGAATCTATCCGGCTATGAAGGCAGCCCGGATGCAGCCAGTGAAAGCCTTAAGTTATGAATAAGGATACATGATATGACCGTGGTTGAGCTTAAAGAAGGAATTTTAATGGCTTTTTCGGCCCTGATCGGCCATAAATTTCGGTCATCATTGACCATACTGGGTGTTTTGATCGGGGTCTGGTCGGTGATCGGCATGACTTCATTGATTATCGGCCTTGACAGCGCTGTCCAGAGTTCCATAGACAATTTGGGCAATAATATTATTTTCATAGACCGGTTCGGCCCCGAAGTCGATTACGACGAATTGACCGAAGAAGAGCGCAATCGCAAATATATGACCGTTGTGGAAGCGGAAGCCATCAAGGCGGGCTGTCCGACCGTGGCCGCGGTCTCGCCCGAAAACCATTATTGGGCAATGGGGGGCAATGTCGTAAAATATAAGGGCCGGAAGGCCAATCGCCCGGCCATTGTCGGTGTTTGGCCGGAATATCAGCGCGTTCACAATATTATTCTGACGGGCGGCCGATTTATATCCAAACTTGATAATGACATCAGGGCCAATAATTGCGTTCTGGGATCGACCGTCAAGGATGCCCTGTTTCCCAATGAGGATCCAATCGGCAAGGAAATCAGGCTGAATAATGTCAGGTTCACCGTGGTCGGCGTCAGGGAAAAACAGGATAATATGTTTGATGATGGTGAAAACAATAAGGTGGCTATTCCGCTGGAGACTTTCATGAAACTCTATCCTTCGGACGAAGCTCTAACCCTGGTCGCAAGCGCTATTTCGCCGGACAAAATGGAAGAAGCCAAGGAAGAGATCATTATCGCTTTACGGCGGACAAGAAATGTTCCTTATAATGCCGAAAATGACTTTGTGGTTTTCGGGCAGGAATACATCCGGGAAATATATGGAAATATTTCCAAATATGTTTATATCGCCATGATTGTGATTTCATCGATCGGTCTGATGGTGGGCGGTGTCGGCGTCATGAATATCATGCTTGTTTCGGTGACCGAACGGACCCGCGAAATCGGGGTGCGCAAGGCTATCGGCGCCAAAAGACTGAATATCCTGTGGCAGTTTCTTATCGAGGCCATGACCCTGTCCGGGACCGGCGGCATTCTGGGTATAATTTTCGGCATTCTGACCGCCTTACTTATAAAAATGGTCTCGCCGCTTCCATTTGGAGTATCGCCCTTGTATGTGTCGCTTGGGTTTCTGGTGGCGGTCTCAGTCGGCTTGGTGGCCGGCCTGTATCCTGCCTACCGGGCCGCAATTATGGATCCAATCGATTCATTGCGATACGAATAAAATAAACATATTGCCATGGGTTATACGTCTTTATAAATTGGAACAAAAGACGTATAATTTAGCAGAGATATGAAAATAATTGTTTCTTATATATTGGCGCTCTCGGTCGCTATTGGCGTATTTATCTGCCCGCCTGAAGCATTCGGGCAGAACGTCTATGGTTCCGATAATTTCCCAGGAAGAAAAGTATTTGAAGTCGATTATGCCCAGTTCAAGGGTGCAGATCCGGAATTAAATCTCCTTGAAATTTACTATAAAATATTTACCAGCGGCCTGCAGTTTGTCCGCGACGGGGACAATTACCGCGCCACCTACGAAATAACCGGAACTATTTACGACGATAACGGTCTGCAGGTCACCGCTTTCAGTACCGAAAAGAGCATTACTCTGTCCTCGTACAGTGCGACGACGTCACCGGCCGACTTTCGAATCAGTCAGATTAAAAAAAGTCTCCCACCCGGAAAGTATAAAATCGAGTTCCGGCTGGTCGACAATAATTCCGGCGGAAGTTCCAAAAGCACCCTAAAGGCAGAATTGATCAGGTATGACAACCGCAATCCTCAACTTTCCGGTATCGAGTTGATTCAGGCGGTTGATACCGCTGTTGTCGATACGGTCTTTACCAAAGGAAATCTCTCCGTGATACCGGCTGTCAGCAGGCAGTTGAGCGGCGATATAAACGCCCGATTGCTGTATTATATCGAGATCTACCGCGGTACCGACGACCTCAAAAACGTGCAAATTGAAACCAGAATTCTCGACCGAAAATTTCACACGATGTATACTGATTCGATGACAGCCGATTTTGGCGATCCTAACGGCACCATTCGTGAAGTGCGGCATGTCTCCCTGGATAATATTGAATCGGGTGATTATTACATCGATATTGCTCTAAAAAACCGCCGCGGCAAGGTTTTCGACCGGGCCAGAACCGAATTTTATCTGTACTGGTCGCCGGAAGCGATGATTATCAATGATTACAAGACGGCCCTGTCGCAGCTTCGGTACATCGCCGATCCCGGTGACATTAAGACAATGGAGAAGGCCGAAAATTCCGAGGACCGGATTGAAAAGTGGAATGAATTCTGGCTTTCCAAGGATCCATCGCCCGGGACAAAGGAAAACGAGACCAAGAATGCATATTACCGAAGAATCGATTTTGCCAATCGTAATTTCTCGGTTATGAAGAAACCGGGATGGCGGACCGACCGCGGTATGGTCTATATCGAATATGGAGAGCCGGATCAAATCGAGGATTATCCCTTTGAATTAAATTCCAAAGCTTATCAGATATGGTATTATTACCGTCATGGCGATCCCAGAAGATTTGTATTTATTGATGAATGGGGTGATAATGATTTCAGGCTGCTGTACCCGTATGACGGCAGGACATGGTAGCCTGAAGTCGATATTAATAGCAGGATTAAAAATGAAAAAGTTGCTTGTCTCTTTGATGTTCTTCTTCACGATTATATTTTCTCTTTCCGTCGTTTTTGCTCCCCTGTCGGCCAAACCAATCAGTATTCAGGCCGGGATTCTTGCTTATCCCGACCCCGAACTGGGTGATAAGGTTTTGATAGAATTTCCGTTTGCGGTGCATCGTAATCAATTTACCTTAATGCCTCAGGACAGTCTGGGTGATTTTTTGATTGGCGCCGTCTTTGCCGAGGTCATGCTGTCCGATCTTAACGGCAAAAATGTCGATTCCGCCAATATTTATTTCCTCACCCGCGCCAAAGACGCCGAGGATGCCGCCGACAGCGACTCGCGACTCTTTAATACGCTTACGCTTGAGGTCAAACCCGGTGTGTATTCCGGAAAGCTGACGATTATCGACGTTGTCAATAAGAATGAGGGGACCTTTTTATATGACCGCATCGAAGTGGATCCGCCGGTCCGCGACCATATAAAGCTAAGCAGTATCGAATTCGCGCATCAGATTTCCAGGGCGGGCGATCTGAAAAAAGGGGAGAATCCGGTTTTGGTGAAAAGCGGGCGTTCGATTATTCCCAACCCGATGGGATTATATTCGGAAAGTGATACCAGTTTGTTTGTCTATGCCGAGCTTTATAATCTCTCTTTCGACCCGGAAACCCCGGATTCCTTCCTGGTACAATACAGCATCCTGGATGAAAAGGGGATGATGTATCATCAATTCAAGGATTTCTGGCAGTCAAAACCGGGTGGATCTTCGGCCATCAGTTCGGTCCTGAATATTTCCAGCATTGCTCCCGGACGATACTCACTGGAGATGGCGGTGGAGGATTTCCGTTCGGGACAGGTCGATACGGCCAGGAGTTCCTTTATAAAATTTCCCAAACCGGGCGCCGCTGGCGGCCCCCTGGCTTACGAACACCGTTTCCCGTACGACAGCATCGGGTTGAAAACAAAGCTCCGACTCACCCGCTATCTGCTTTCTCCCCAGGATATGGCCATCCTGAATGATTTGAATGAGGGCGGCAAGGTGCGGTTTCTTGATCAATATTTCGCGGACCATGATCCCGATCCCACAACCGCATTGAACGAATATTTGAATGATCTGTATATTCGCTACCTGTATTCGAATAAGTACTTCTCCAGCCTTCCGGGTCAGGGTGACGGATGGTCGCGAGACCGGGGAAGAGTGTTGCTGCAGTACGGCAACTGGGATGAGCGTCAGGAAGAACTGACTCCTGCCTACGGCCGGGCTTATGAGATATGGAAATATTATAGCCTGCAAAAAGGCGGCGTTGTTTTTGTTTTTCAGGATATCGAGGGCTATGGCGATTTCAAACTGGTTCACTCCACTGCCAGCGGCGAAGTCTTCGATTCCGAATGGGATATTTTTGTCAAAGGCGGCAATTTACCCGGCGACGGGCAACAATAAAAAAAGCCCGGTCGAACCGACCGGGCTTTTCAATTTTCCAAACATCAATATTATTTACCATCTTTCTTGCTGAGATCGCTTCCCGGAATACGAATGACTCGCTTGACCGGAATGGTAAACCGCGATGAAGTCTCATCGGAAACCTGAATCGTAATCGATTTTTCGAACTCCTCGGAAAGATATTCGTCCATCAGTTCGATCTTGCCTTTTTCCCTGGAACCGGCCTTGATCCGTTTCGGCATTTTCAGCTTAAACATGTTGGCAGGCATATCGATCAACTGAATGTCAAGGTCCTTATCGGAGACATTGGCAATTTCGAATTCGAGGGATTTGCGCACCGCTTCGCCGAATTGCGAAACATCGAACTTATACGGATAAATTGTGACCGGATAAGTGGAATCAGGATTAGTAATAACATCGGCGCTGATTTTCACATTTTTCGTGACCGGACCTTCGTTTGACGTAATCGACGGGCGTTTGGTCTGGCGGCCGCGATATGTTTGCGTCTTAAAAATAATTTCCAGCCTGGTGCTGTCACCGACAGCAAGCTCCTGTCTTTCAAGCGGAGCCTTGGTGCATCCTCAGCCAGGGCGGACGTTGACAATCTTCAGACTGTCTGTCCCGGTCGAAAACAGCCAGAACACATGACTTATCTGGGCATTCTGGGGGACATATCCAAAGTCGAACTCGGCTTCAGGAATAGTAAGTTTTGGCTGGGCAATTGCAATATTGGAAAACAATATCACAACCGCAAGCAGCAGGGACAAAATCGTTATAATTCTCATAAGAATCCTCCAAAAACTCCCAAGCGGTGTATTACGGCGCCGCTGAATATGTAAGTTACTATAATTACCAAATTTATTAAATTAAGCCAATCTGTCAAGTTTATATTTAACGCTATTTCTTCGGCGTAAATATCTTACGTTTTATCGGAATCGAATATAAATGCTTTTCCGATTTCTTATCAACGAATTTAAACGTGATATAGCTTTCAAACTCCACACCAATACCATATAAGCTGCAAAAAGGCGGCGTTGTTTTCGTTTTTCAGGATGTCGAGGGCTACGGCGATTTCAAACTGGTTCATTCCACCGCCAGCGGCGAAGTATTCGATTCCGAATGGGAAATTTTCATCAAAGGCGGCAATTTATCCGGCGACGCACAACAATAAAAAAAGCCCGGTCGGTTCCGATCGGGCTTTTTTAATATTCCAAGCATCAATATTATTTTCCGTCTTTTTTGCTGAGATCACTACCCGGAATACGAATAACTCTCTTGATCGGAATGGTAAATCGCGATGAAGTCTCATCGGAAACTTGAATCGTAATCGATTTTTCGAATTCCTCGGAAAGATATTCGTCCATTAATTCGATCTTGCCTTTTTCCCTGGAACCGGCCTTGATCCGCTTGGGCATCTTCAGCTTAAACATGTTATAAGGCATATCGATCAACTGAATGTCAAGATCCTTATCGGAAACATTAGCAATTTCGAACTCGAGTAATTTGCGCACCGCTTCGCCGAATTGCGAGATATCAAACTTGTATGGGTAAATCGTAACCGGATATGTGGAATCGGGATTAGTGATAACATCGGCGCTGATTTTCACATTTTTCGTGTCCGGACCTTCATTGGTCGTGATCGACGGGCGTTTGGTCTGACGGCCGCGATATGTTTGCGTCTTGAATATTACTTCCAACCTGGTGCTGTCTCCGACAGCAATCTCCTGCTTTTCAAGCGGAGCCTTGGTGCATCCGCAGCCGGGGCGGATGTTGATAACCTTAAGACTGTCTGTCCCGGTCGAAAACAGCCAGAAAATGTGACTTATCTGGGCATTCTGGGGGACATATCCAAAGTCGAATTCGGCTTCAGGAATAGTAAGTTTTGGTTGGGCAATTGCAATATTGGAAAACAATATTACAACCGCAAGCAACAGGGACAAAATCGATATAAATCTCATAAGGATCCTCCCAAAAATCCCGAGCGGTGTATTGCGGCGCCGCTGAATATGTAAGTTACTATAATTACCAAATTTATTCAATTAAGCTAATCTGTCAAGTTTATATTTTCTCGACTATTTAATCGGCGTAAATATCTTTCGTTTTATCGGAATCGAATATAAATGCTTTTCCGACTTATTATCAATAAATTCAAACGTGATATAAGTGTCAAACTCCTTATCTATATCATTTTCATTTATAGTTACTTTGCCGAAGGCCGAATCGTTTGGAGAAATAAAAGCCGGGAAATCGAGCGTATAATATTTTTCATCGGCATAAATCAACTTAAGCGGAACATACTCATCGCTTTTATTGATCACATTAAAAGGAAACTCCCTCAGGGTGACACCACCGTATTGAGAAGCATTCACGAAGTAGGGGAAGACATAAATCGGTTTGTGCATCCTAATGTCGGCCACAATAAAGGCCATAAGCCGGATCCTGACCACTTTGCTCTCGGCATTGCTATAAATATGCAGCCGCCATTCCTTTTGACCCACATAAGTTGAGGCCTTGAATCTCAAATGGACAATAGTGCTGTCTCCCGGAGGAATTACCATATTTTCAAGCGGAAATTCGATACAGGGGCAAAAAGTGTTGACTTCCGATATCGTGACCGGTTTATCGCCGGTGGACCGCAGAACGATATCGCGACTAAATTCGGTATTTTGGGGAACGATGCCAAGATCTATGGTATCAATGTTGGTCGTCAGAATCGGCCCGGCCGCCAAACCTGTTGTCGTCAGAGCAAATATAAGAATCAGAAAGAGCAATTTCCGCATTATCTTTTCACCTCGATTATTGTTATAAAATTCTAAGTATACATTTGTTCCATCAAAAAGCAAGCGATTTTCCATGACAACCTGTTATCCTGTTGATTTTTACATGGATTATGCCTATTTTGCCGGGGCAAATGCGTAATATGTCTATTGCCTGATTGACGTGAAATTTAATTTCCGGAGGAATACATGTATCCCAAAACTTTTCTGGACAAGAATAAAGAGACAAGAATTAACGAACTCTTTGAATTTTTAAGATTTCCATCGGTTTCAGCCAAAAGTGAAAACAAGAAAGACGTGCTTGCTTGCGCCCGGTGGCTGGCCGATCACCTGAATAAAAAAGTCGGCATCGAATCGAAAATCATGCCCACCGCCGGTCATCCGGTAGTTTATGGCAGCAAAGTCAGTTCGCCCGACAAGCTGACAGTACTCTATTACGGGCACTATGATGTTCAGCCGCCGGAGCCACTGGGGCTCTGGAAGACCGAGCCGTTTAACCCGATTATCGATGGTGATTACATTATCGCCCGGGGATCAACCGATGATAAGGGCCAGCTCCTGACTCATCTCAAAGCTCTCGAAGCCTATCATGCCACCGGCACCGAATTGCCGGTAAACATCAAGCTCCTGATAGAGGGTGAAGAGGAATCCGGGGCGGAGAATCTGGCTAAGTTCGTGGAGGAAAACGCGGACATGCTCAAGGCCGACATTATTGTCGTTTCCGACGGCTCTCAGTTCGATAAAGACAAGCCGGCTGTTACCTATGGACTGCGCGGCGTCACCTCGGTTGAACTTAAAATAACCGGCCCCGACCGGGATCTCCACTCGGGGGGGTTCGGCGGTTCGGTCCCGAATCCGGTCAATGTGCTGGCCAGGGTAATTGCCGCCATGCATGATGATGACGGCAAAGTGCTGGTGGACGGCTTTTATGATGATGTCATGCCGATCAGCGACTGGGAGAGAAAGCAGTTCGCCAAACTGCCGTTCGACAAAAAGGATTATCTGAAAAAGGTCGGCTGCAAGGGGCTCCATGGCGAAAAAGGATATTCGGTTTATGAGCAAATCTGGGCTCGCCCGACTTTGGATGTCAACGGTATTATGGGCGGCTACCAGGGTGAGGGCGGCAAGACGATTATTCCGTCATGGGCGCTGGCCAAAATAACCATGCGCCTGGTGCCCAATCAAAAGGCCGATGATATCTGCGACAAATTCGAGAAATTCGTAAAAAAAGTCTGCCCCGACTATGTCGAATGCGAAGTTTATAAACATGGCGGCGCCGCGGCCGTGGTCGTACCAACCGAAGGCCCCTGGCTGGAAGCGTCCGCCAGAGCCATTAAAACCGGGTTCGGCATCGAACCGGTATTCACCAAGGAGGGCGGCTCGATTCCGATTGTGGGGACCTTCAAAAATGTTCTGGGCGTCGACACGCTCCTGCTCGGATGGGGACAGAATGATGACAACGCTCATTCGCCCAATGAAAGATTCTCGGTCAATGACTTTCACCGTGGCTGTTATGCCGGACTGGCGCTGATTGAAGAACTTGCCAAAGTAAAGGTGTAATATGGATCTGGGACTAAAAAACAAAACCGCCCTGGTGACGGGCGCATCGGCCGGTCTCGGCTTTGCCGCCGCCATGGCTCTGGCACAGGAAGGAGCCCGGGTCGCCATCAACTCCCGCTCCCTCGACAATCTTGAGAAGGCCGCCGAGAAAATAAAGGCGGCCACCGGATACAACCCGCCGAGAAAATAAAGGCGGCCACCGGATACAACCCGCCGACCATCGAGGGCGATATTTCCCTGAAGGGAATGGCCGAGGAAATCGCTCAAAAGGCCATAGCCGCACTCGGCAAAGTTGATATTCTGATTTCCAACGCCGGCGGCCCCCCCGCCGGAAAATTTCTGGAAGTCAATAAGGAAGCCTGGATGAAAGCGGCCGATCTGACGCTTCATTCGTCCATCAATCTCACCCGCGCCGTCGTCCCCGGCATGATGGACCGCAAATGGGGGAGAATTATTTACATCACCTCTCTGGCCGTCAAACAACCGATCGACAATCTCCTGATCTCGAACACGCTTCGGGCCGGGCTGACCGGTTTTGCCAAATCAATTTCGAACGACCTGGCCAAACATGGCCTCACGGTTAATACTGTTGCCCCCGGTTATACCGAAACCGAGCGGCTGGTTCATCTGGCCGAGATTGAATCGAAAGCGAGCGGGAAGACCATTAAAGAAATATATGCCGGCTGGGCGGCCAATGTGCCGGCCGGACGACTGGGCCGACCGGAAGAACTGGCCGCTTTGATTGCCTTTCTTTCTTCGGAAAGGGCCGCCTATATTAACGGCACAACCATCCAGGTGGACGGCGGTTATATTAAAGGATTACTTTAATCAGGGTTGCTAAGGCACAATATAACAGGAAATAACAGAAAACGAGCTCTCCAGACAAAATAGCCCCCGACCGCAAGCCGACCTGGTTGCTATATGCCATCCTGGTTTTCCACCAGATCATAACGGCGCTGGCCTTTCCGATGGTCAAACTCGGCCTGAATCAAATCGACCCGCTGGCTTATGCCTTTTTCAGGTTCACTTTGACTTCCATCATCCTGATACCGATTCTTCTGACTCTCCGCCGCCGCAAGCCGATACCCCGCCGCGACAACATCCGGATTTTTATCATCGGGCTGCTGGTCATCATCCTGAACCAGGCGGTATTTATGTTTGGTCAATCTCTGACCTCGGCCGGCCATTCCAGCCTTCTTTTTGCCACTTTGCCGATATTTATTTATGTATTGGCCATATTTTTTCTCGGCGAAAAAGCTACTGTCCGCCGGACGGTCGGGATTCTGATCGCCGCGGTCGGCGTTTATATCATTCTGGCCGGAGGGAAGGCCCGGTTCGGCACCGAGTATCTTCTGGGTGATTCCATTGTTCTGGTCGCGGTTATTGCCTGGGCGGTGGCGACAATTCTGGTCAAACCGCTCTCGCTCAAATACGGCGCCTTCCGGGTGATCGGGCTGGCTCTGGTATATGGTTCGATCGTTTACGCCCCCTATGGCCTCTACCGGGCGCTTAACAGCGATTACAGCGCTGTAACGTGGGTCGGATGGGTTTCGGTCGGTTATCTGGTCCTGTTCGTGTCGATTCTGGCCTATTTCCTGTGGTACTGGGTATTGAAATATATGGAAGCCTCGCGGGTGGCGGTTATCCAGAATGGACAGCCGATTATTGCCTCGGCAGTGGCGGCAGTGGTTCTCTCGGAAACCATCAGCGGCGGATTTGTGCTGGGAGGAATCATCGTTATAGCCGGCGTCATTTTGACCGAAATTAAATAAGGGAATACTATTAGCGAAATTTGGCCGATTTTGATATATATTGAAATCAGACAAAGAAATTGAAAGAAGCGAGGAATCGATGAAGCCCGAAAAAAAAGATTATTGGAATAATAATGGTGACGAAAAACTGCATACCGACCGCGATTTGTGGTCGATATTCAGGATAATGTCGGAATTTGTCGAGGGTTACGACACCCTGCGCTACTTGCACCCAGCCGTTTCGATTTTCGGCTCATCGGCGCTTCCCAAAGAATCCAAGTATTATAATTATGCCCGGGAGATTGCCCGGAAACTGTCCGATGCCGGCTTTGCCATTATCACCGGCGGCGGGCCGAGTATTATGGAAGCGGCCAATCTGGGCGCCTGGGAAGGCAAATCGAAATCGGTCGGCCTGAATATCGACATCCCCTCGGAGCAGGTTGCCAACCCCTACCAGAATATCTCGCTCGATTTCAGATATTTCTTCGCCCGCAAAGTAATGTTTGTCAAATACGCTTCGGCCTTTGTTATCATGCCGGGAGGATTCGGGACGCTCGATGAGCTGTTCGAATCGCTGACCCTGATTCAAACCCGCAAGGTCATGCATTTCCCGGTGGTTCTGTTTGGTTCCGAATTCTGGGGCGGCCTGATCGACTGGATTATTTCCAGCCCGATCAAAACGGGGACCCTTTCCAAAGAGGATCTTTCGATTTTCTCAATGACAGACAGCACCGACGAAGTGGTGCGGATTATCAAGGAGGGCTACGAGAAGGTCAAACGCTCCAAGGCGATATAAATCATTTAATTGCGTTTGGTTTTACGTAACAAATTACCATCAAAGTACCATCATTTTTGCTGCGTTTTTTAAGTAAAATTCCTTGTACTAAATATTTTGTCATACGGTTACGCGGAATTGGGTTTGTTTTTGCTTTTTTAAAATATTTCAGAACTTATTCCCCGGCGAAGAAAAATAGTCTTCCCCAAGAAAGTATGGACAGTCCGTATTTTTGACGCACGCATAGTCATTGTTATAAAATAGCTCCTCTATAAGACCCCCCTGAGGCCCATTTACCATCAAAATGGTGGTTTTTTTGTACGGGAATCTGTTTTTAAGAAACCCGGAGCGGAGCTCCGGGCCACGCAGTGCCATTTGGCAGAATTAAAGGTTGGTTTTATCATTCGTCCGGGGATAAATTCGGAACCCGACAATCTATGACTTACTAAGACTGCGGGCAGATCCTTCCCTTCGAAGCTCAGGGCTTGCGCGGCTCAGGAGGCCTGTGGATATTTGTCGCGCAATGAAATAAAGAAAGGCGGGATTAAACCCCGCCTCTACAAAAAATATTGGAATTCTAAATTATAACTAATGAATACAATGTAACCCCGGACCGCCCTTATAAAGATAATTTACCATAAAGGCGATGTCCAGGATTTCGATTGAATCGCTGGAATTGACATCGCCAGCATCAAACGGGTATGGCATTAAGCCACCGCGATAAAGATACTTTATCAGATATGTCACATCCAGTAAATTGACATTGCCATCATGATTGACATCACCGCAAACATAATCATCGACAATCTCGATATTCCAGCAATAGGGCCCGTTGAATGAGGGGACAGGGTCTTCAAACAGCCAGCGACGGACTCCACCCATCATCTGGTTTAGGACTTCACAAGAATCAATACAAAATGTCCCTTCCTGTTCGATATCAAAATGAAACCTTATATAAGGCTGTTCACCAAGCCCTGAAGGCCAGCCGGACATCCCGGAACAGGTAATGGCGA contains:
- a CDS encoding dipeptidase; the encoded protein is MYPKTFLDKNKETRINELFEFLRFPSVSAKSENKKDVLACARWLADHLNKKVGIESKIMPTAGHPVVYGSKVSSPDKLTVLYYGHYDVQPPEPLGLWKTEPFNPIIDGDYIIARGSTDDKGQLLTHLKALEAYHATGTELPVNIKLLIEGEEESGAENLAKFVEENADMLKADIIVVSDGSQFDKDKPAVTYGLRGVTSVELKITGPDRDLHSGGFGGSVPNPVNVLARVIAAMHDDDGKVLVDGFYDDVMPISDWERKQFAKLPFDKKDYLKKVGCKGLHGEKGYSVYEQIWARPTLDVNGIMGGYQGEGGKTIIPSWALAKITMRLVPNQKADDICDKFEKFVKKVCPDYVECEVYKHGGAAAVVVPTEGPWLEASARAIKTGFGIEPVFTKEGGSIPIVGTFKNVLGVDTLLLGWGQNDDNAHSPNERFSVNDFHRGCYAGLALIEELAKVKV
- a CDS encoding TIGR00730 family Rossman fold protein, producing MKPEKKDYWNNNGDEKLHTDRDLWSIFRIMSEFVEGYDTLRYLHPAVSIFGSSALPKESKYYNYAREIARKLSDAGFAIITGGGPSIMEAANLGAWEGKSKSVGLNIDIPSEQVANPYQNISLDFRYFFARKVMFVKYASAFVIMPGGFGTLDELFESLTLIQTRKVMHFPVVLFGSEFWGGLIDWIISSPIKTGTLSKEDLSIFSMTDSTDEVVRIIKEGYEKVKRSKAI